One window of Sulfurospirillum sp. 1612 genomic DNA carries:
- the dapE gene encoding succinyl-diaminopimelate desuccinylase, which produces MKLEELLVRLLQCQSITPEDDGAMDLIREHLSDFDVIRIDKNGVKNMFLYKKFSEGKHLCFAGHVDVVPPGEGWEYDPFSATIKDGFVYARGAQDMKSGVAAFVQACKDAKDFQGTLSLLLTSDEEGEGRYGTIEVLKYLKAHAFLPDYAIVAEPTCERTFGDSIKIGRRGSINGVVELFGQQGHAAYPEKSRNTINLIAPILPLLSGYFFDEGDENFAPSQLVITDIRSGMEVTNVTPGYLKLMFNVRNSTKTTKEDIERYIKKVFEGLEYQLKLSQTAKPFVTERESKIVKLVTEATKESVHIKPKLTTTGGTSDARFLSEYGVKSIELGVINDRIHGLNERCALSEVENLKKIFDKVIKNF; this is translated from the coding sequence ATGAAATTAGAAGAATTATTAGTAAGATTGTTGCAGTGCCAATCGATTACCCCCGAAGATGATGGGGCGATGGATTTGATTCGCGAGCATTTAAGTGATTTTGACGTCATCAGAATCGACAAAAATGGCGTCAAAAATATGTTTTTGTACAAAAAGTTTTCTGAGGGAAAACACCTCTGTTTTGCGGGACATGTTGATGTCGTGCCTCCTGGAGAGGGCTGGGAATATGACCCTTTTTCTGCCACGATTAAAGATGGGTTTGTTTATGCAAGAGGCGCCCAAGATATGAAAAGTGGCGTGGCTGCATTTGTACAAGCCTGCAAAGACGCCAAAGACTTTCAAGGAACGCTCTCTCTTCTTTTAACCAGTGATGAAGAAGGCGAGGGACGTTATGGTACGATTGAAGTGTTGAAATATCTCAAAGCGCATGCTTTTTTACCAGATTATGCCATCGTAGCAGAACCAACATGCGAGCGCACGTTTGGAGATAGTATCAAGATAGGACGGCGAGGGTCGATTAACGGCGTGGTGGAATTATTCGGACAACAAGGACACGCAGCATATCCTGAAAAATCACGCAATACCATTAATCTCATCGCCCCGATACTGCCATTATTGAGTGGTTACTTTTTTGATGAAGGGGATGAAAATTTTGCACCCAGTCAGCTGGTGATTACCGATATTCGAAGCGGTATGGAAGTGACCAATGTGACACCAGGATACCTCAAATTAATGTTCAATGTGAGAAACTCTACAAAAACAACCAAAGAGGATATTGAAAGGTATATCAAAAAAGTGTTTGAGGGACTTGAATATCAGTTGAAGCTATCTCAAACAGCGAAACCTTTTGTCACAGAAAGAGAGTCTAAAATTGTCAAACTTGTCACAGAAGCTACAAAAGAGAGTGTGCATATCAAGCCTAAGTTGACAACAACAGGGGGAACGAGTGATGCTAGGTTTTTATCTGAGTATGGCGTCAAAAGTATCGAATTGGGTGTGATCAACGATAGAATTCATGGATTAAATGAACGTTGTGCTTTGAGTGAAGTAGAAAACTTAAAGAAAATATTTGATAAAGTTATAAAAAATTTTTAA
- a CDS encoding RidA family protein, with product MEYIASSKAPSALGPYSQAIKVGDFIYTSGQIGLDTQGVLAEGLEAQAKQVLNNLSAVLQEGGSDLGHVVKTTIFLANMEDFAKVNAIYADFFGEHKPARSTVAVKTLPLNALIEIEVVAIQTKV from the coding sequence ATGGAATATATTGCAAGTAGCAAAGCCCCATCTGCATTGGGCCCTTATTCTCAGGCTATCAAAGTCGGAGATTTTATCTATACATCAGGACAAATTGGACTCGATACACAAGGAGTATTAGCGGAGGGTTTAGAAGCCCAAGCAAAGCAAGTATTAAACAACCTTAGCGCGGTATTGCAAGAGGGTGGCAGTGATCTTGGGCATGTTGTAAAAACAACGATTTTTTTAGCAAATATGGAAGATTTTGCCAAAGTTAATGCTATCTATGCAGATTTCTTTGGGGAACACAAACCGGCACGTTCGACTGTGGCTGTCAAAACATTACCACTCAATGCTTTAATCGAAATTGAAGTAGTTGCAATTCAAACTAAAGTTTAA
- a CDS encoding FAD-dependent oxidoreductase encodes MMRNHYEVLVIGGGISGAALFYELAKYTDVKKIALFEKYDCLAKLNSKGTSNSQTIHCGDIETNYTVDKAKLVKRTAKMVEKYCLQHGYEDKFMFANQKMAIGVGEKEVEYMRKRYEDFKELFPYLEVFEKDKLAEIEPNLIFDENGKERKDDIVGVGVEGGQYSTVDFGMMTESLVENAIRNDDKETDIYLNAQVKNIKRLGSMHIVQTATHTYTADFVVVDAGAHSLFLAHQMGEGLDFSCLPVAGSFYLSTKKILSGKVYMVQNPKLPFAALHGDPDILANGYTRFGPTALVLPKLERYTGGTYMDFFKTLRFDHNIAKIGADLLGDRDIRNYIFRNFLFEIPYLNKKFFLKDARKIIPSLQLSDIEYAHGFGGVRPQVLDKKNQKLMLGEASINSGNGIIFNMTPSPGATSCLGNAERDVKIVCDYLGKRFDQEAFEHDLVD; translated from the coding sequence ATGATGAGAAATCATTATGAAGTGTTGGTCATTGGTGGCGGCATATCAGGAGCGGCTCTTTTTTATGAATTGGCAAAATATACAGATGTTAAGAAAATTGCATTATTCGAAAAGTATGATTGTTTGGCGAAATTAAACTCAAAGGGCACGAGTAATTCGCAAACAATACACTGTGGGGATATTGAAACAAACTATACGGTTGATAAGGCGAAACTTGTCAAAAGAACGGCGAAAATGGTCGAAAAGTATTGTTTGCAACATGGGTATGAGGACAAGTTTATGTTCGCTAATCAAAAAATGGCGATTGGTGTTGGCGAAAAAGAAGTAGAATACATGCGCAAACGCTATGAAGACTTTAAAGAACTGTTCCCTTATTTGGAAGTATTTGAAAAAGATAAATTGGCGGAGATTGAACCCAATTTGATTTTTGATGAAAATGGTAAAGAGCGAAAAGATGATATTGTGGGTGTCGGTGTCGAAGGCGGACAATACAGCACGGTCGATTTTGGTATGATGACGGAGAGTTTGGTAGAAAATGCGATTAGAAACGATGATAAAGAGACCGATATCTACTTAAATGCTCAAGTCAAAAATATCAAGCGATTGGGTAGTATGCATATCGTACAAACGGCCACACATACCTATACCGCAGATTTTGTTGTTGTCGATGCGGGAGCACACTCATTGTTCTTAGCACATCAAATGGGCGAAGGTTTAGATTTTAGCTGTCTTCCGGTAGCAGGAAGCTTTTATTTGAGTACCAAAAAGATTTTGAGTGGTAAAGTTTATATGGTACAAAATCCTAAATTGCCATTTGCCGCACTCCACGGAGATCCTGATATTTTAGCCAATGGTTACACAAGATTTGGTCCGACTGCTTTGGTGCTTCCAAAACTTGAGCGCTATACAGGCGGTACTTATATGGACTTCTTTAAAACATTGCGATTTGACCATAACATCGCCAAAATTGGCGCTGATTTGCTTGGCGATCGTGATATCCGAAATTATATATTTAGAAACTTCTTGTTTGAAATTCCTTATCTGAATAAAAAGTTTTTCTTAAAAGACGCACGAAAAATTATTCCTTCTTTGCAATTATCTGATATTGAGTATGCTCATGGTTTTGGTGGTGTGCGACCTCAAGTATTGGACAAAAAAAATCAAAAGCTTATGCTAGGAGAGGCGAGTATCAATTCTGGCAATGGTATTATTTTCAACATGACTCCAAGCCCAGGAGCGACAAGTTGTCTCGGTAATGCAGAACGTGATGTTAAAATCGTATGTGATTATTTAGGAAAACGATTTGACCAAGAGGCATTTGAACACGATTTGGTAGATTAG
- a CDS encoding class I SAM-dependent methyltransferase: MLNALDLYAKIEPLIGFYDEYEQLYSSYLYLMQPLEIQTVLDVGCGNGKLAKLLLENGYDVLGIDRSEAMIERAKSLGINAQNIELSSLPSESFDSLLCVGDVLNYMKQDELKRFMIEVSRVLKKGGYLLADINTLHGFEISDGSVIKDQTDKFLAIDASFEDDILRTEMTYFEKENAHYQKYSNIIYQYYHPHDIFTKCATLTLLRTVNITMFSDESDKNLLILQKAT; this comes from the coding sequence TTGCTTAATGCGTTAGATTTATATGCCAAAATAGAACCTTTAATCGGTTTTTATGATGAATACGAGCAATTGTATTCATCATACCTTTATTTGATGCAGCCCTTAGAGATTCAAACCGTCTTAGATGTGGGATGTGGCAATGGAAAATTAGCAAAACTTTTACTTGAAAATGGGTATGACGTTTTAGGAATTGACCGTAGCGAAGCGATGATTGAAAGAGCCAAATCCTTAGGCATTAATGCTCAAAATATTGAACTCTCTAGCCTGCCATCAGAATCTTTTGATTCTCTTTTGTGCGTCGGAGATGTTCTTAATTACATGAAACAAGACGAATTAAAACGCTTCATGATAGAAGTCTCGCGTGTTTTAAAAAAGGGAGGATACCTACTAGCAGATATCAATACCCTCCATGGTTTTGAAATATCAGATGGTTCTGTTATAAAAGACCAAACAGATAAATTTTTGGCGATTGATGCAAGTTTTGAAGATGACATACTTCGGACAGAAATGACATACTTTGAAAAAGAAAATGCACATTACCAAAAATATTCTAACATTATTTACCAATATTATCATCCTCATGATATTTTTACAAAATGTGCCACACTAACGTTACTTCGCACGGTAAATATCACGATGTTTAGTGATGAAAGTGACAAAAATCTACTCATTCTTCAAAAAGCAACATAA
- a CDS encoding ATP citrate lyase citrate-binding domain-containing protein has translation MAQRAIREYNGKTLFSKHWGKYFSGFHYSFKSVLVSSGEELKQISETHGFEWLKREPLVAKPDMLFGKRGKNNLVLFKDKAPGDVTLDVAAQWIDEKISHPTTLLSGQHGTLSHFIVEPFTPHTEEQEYYISATTVGEDDVLYMSTEGGVEIEEGWDAKVTEVVLPIKLSDKDIEYIIRANAPVDLPANRKESFISFAIAFYKFYRDMNFAYLEINPLVMLDNNEMGILDLVSRLDDTAGYLMENSWGEIEYPTAFGMEDQSPEEKAIAEADAKSGASLKLTILNPMGRIWTMVAGGGASVVYADTIADLSGNVTELANYGEYSGGPTTGETKFYADTIFDLMTRHKDTKGRDKILIIGGAIANFTDVAKTFTGIIQSLEEYAQKLKEVGVKIYVRRGGPNYKKGLKDIKEAADRLGLYMEVYGPDTHVTDIVRMALAEKGN, from the coding sequence ATGGCTCAAAGAGCGATTCGAGAATATAATGGAAAAACACTTTTTTCAAAACATTGGGGAAAGTATTTTAGTGGGTTTCACTACAGTTTTAAATCCGTACTAGTTAGTAGCGGAGAGGAGTTGAAACAAATATCAGAGACGCATGGTTTTGAATGGTTAAAACGTGAACCTTTGGTTGCAAAACCCGATATGCTTTTTGGAAAACGTGGTAAAAATAATCTAGTCTTATTTAAAGATAAAGCACCCGGAGATGTCACACTCGATGTCGCCGCGCAATGGATTGATGAAAAAATTTCACATCCTACTACTTTGCTCAGTGGGCAACACGGTACGTTGTCACACTTTATAGTTGAGCCATTTACCCCGCACACCGAAGAGCAAGAATATTACATTTCAGCGACCACAGTGGGTGAAGATGATGTCTTGTATATGTCCACAGAAGGTGGGGTTGAGATTGAAGAAGGATGGGATGCTAAGGTGACAGAAGTCGTGTTGCCTATCAAACTCAGCGATAAGGATATTGAGTATATTATCAGAGCCAATGCTCCAGTAGATTTACCGGCTAACCGCAAAGAATCTTTTATATCATTTGCCATTGCATTTTATAAATTTTATAGAGATATGAATTTTGCTTACTTGGAAATTAATCCGCTTGTTATGTTAGATAATAATGAAATGGGCATCTTAGATCTGGTCTCACGACTTGATGATACGGCAGGATATTTGATGGAAAATTCTTGGGGTGAGATAGAGTATCCAACAGCCTTTGGTATGGAAGATCAATCTCCAGAAGAGAAGGCCATCGCAGAAGCGGATGCAAAAAGCGGGGCGTCGCTTAAATTGACTATTTTAAATCCGATGGGACGCATTTGGACGATGGTAGCCGGAGGGGGTGCCAGCGTGGTGTATGCCGATACGATTGCAGACCTCAGTGGCAATGTTACTGAATTGGCAAATTATGGTGAATACAGCGGTGGTCCAACGACAGGTGAGACGAAATTTTATGCGGATACAATTTTTGATCTCATGACCCGTCATAAAGATACTAAAGGCAGAGACAAAATACTCATCATCGGAGGAGCCATTGCAAATTTTACCGATGTAGCCAAAACGTTTACGGGGATTATTCAATCATTAGAAGAGTATGCGCAAAAGCTCAAAGAAGTAGGCGTTAAAATCTACGTCAGACGCGGTGGTCCAAACTATAAAAAAGGATTAAAAGATATAAAAGAAGCAGCAGATAGACTGGGGCTCTATATGGAAGTGTATGGGCCTGATACTCATGTAACGGATATCGTTAGAATGGCTTTAGCAGAGAAAGGAAATTAA
- a CDS encoding citrate/2-methylcitrate synthase, with product MRLFTKDTQAIFWNNNRSAIQRMLDYDYTIKREKPSVAAIVAPTSTATFDKYFYGGEEIMIPLYRSTPEAAQNHPNADVLLNFGSFRTAYDVVMEAIELEGQFRTIMVTAEGIPERRARFMNAMAREKGVTIIGPATVGGIAPGAFKIANIGGTLENIINSRLHRCGSCGLVTRSGGLFNEMANIISINADGIAEGLAIGGDRFVGSVFIDNLLRMQNNPDVKYMILLGEVGGVEEYKVIEAVKSGKITKPIIGWCIGTIAKHFESGVQFGHAGASANADRETAEAKNIAMREAGFYVPASFNEMPLVINEVYQELLAKGVIKVIEEPEVSPIPAERKARNFICTISDDRGEEATYCGIPISNVATPDTGYTLGDVMSILWFKKRYPRWAVDFIETVLKTVADHGPAVSGAHNAKVTARAGKDVVSSLISGLLTIGPRFGGAIDGAAKYFKYGYDNNLSPKEFLKYMKKEGIPIPGIGHRIKSVRNPDLRITGLKKFVAENFPSSPILDYALEIEKETTSKKDNLILNVDGTIGVLMVDMWRELGYDDDEINTFIDAGALNAFFILGRCIGFIGHILDEKRLNMPMYRHPWDDILYDIDPIKES from the coding sequence ATGAGATTATTTACAAAAGATACACAAGCCATATTTTGGAACAATAATAGAAGTGCAATTCAAAGAATGCTAGATTATGATTATACTATCAAAAGAGAGAAACCTTCTGTTGCCGCCATTGTAGCACCAACAAGTACGGCGACCTTTGATAAATATTTTTATGGTGGCGAAGAGATCATGATACCCCTTTATCGTAGTACTCCTGAGGCCGCACAGAATCATCCTAATGCTGATGTTTTACTCAACTTTGGTTCTTTTAGAACTGCCTATGATGTGGTGATGGAAGCCATAGAATTAGAAGGACAATTTCGTACGATTATGGTGACGGCTGAGGGAATTCCCGAGCGACGTGCACGCTTTATGAATGCCATGGCACGGGAGAAAGGGGTCACGATTATTGGACCAGCAACGGTGGGTGGTATTGCACCGGGTGCCTTTAAGATAGCAAATATTGGGGGAACACTTGAAAATATCATCAACTCAAGATTGCACCGATGTGGGAGTTGTGGTCTTGTGACACGAAGTGGTGGTTTGTTCAATGAGATGGCCAATATTATCTCCATCAATGCTGATGGTATTGCAGAAGGTCTTGCTATTGGGGGTGACCGATTTGTCGGGTCGGTGTTTATTGATAATCTTCTTAGAATGCAAAATAATCCTGATGTAAAATATATGATTTTATTGGGTGAAGTAGGTGGAGTTGAAGAGTACAAAGTCATTGAAGCGGTAAAAAGCGGTAAAATCACCAAGCCAATCATCGGTTGGTGTATCGGTACCATCGCCAAACATTTTGAAAGTGGTGTACAATTTGGTCATGCCGGTGCCAGCGCCAATGCTGACCGAGAGACCGCAGAGGCTAAAAATATTGCAATGCGAGAAGCAGGATTTTATGTCCCTGCCTCTTTCAATGAAATGCCATTAGTGATTAATGAAGTCTATCAAGAACTGCTTGCAAAGGGTGTGATTAAAGTCATCGAAGAGCCGGAGGTTTCTCCTATTCCAGCAGAGAGAAAGGCGCGAAATTTTATCTGTACGATTAGTGATGACCGAGGAGAAGAGGCCACGTATTGCGGTATTCCGATATCCAATGTTGCGACCCCGGATACGGGATATACATTAGGCGATGTCATGAGTATTTTGTGGTTTAAAAAACGTTATCCAAGATGGGCAGTTGATTTCATCGAAACCGTCCTTAAGACAGTGGCCGATCACGGTCCTGCTGTGAGTGGTGCACATAATGCCAAAGTCACAGCACGTGCTGGCAAGGATGTGGTCAGCTCACTGATATCAGGTCTGTTGACAATTGGACCACGATTTGGTGGTGCTATTGATGGTGCAGCCAAATACTTTAAATATGGTTATGACAACAATCTCTCACCTAAAGAGTTTCTAAAATATATGAAAAAAGAGGGGATACCGATACCGGGTATCGGGCATCGTATTAAGTCAGTGAGAAATCCAGATTTGAGGATTACAGGCTTGAAAAAGTTTGTAGCAGAAAATTTTCCATCGAGTCCTATTCTTGATTATGCTTTAGAGATTGAGAAAGAGACCACGTCGAAAAAAGATAATTTGATTTTAAATGTGGATGGCACCATTGGTGTCTTGATGGTCGACATGTGGAGAGAATTAGGCTATGATGATGATGAAATCAATACTTTTATTGATGCCGGGGCATTAAACGCGTTCTTTATTTTGGGACGTTGTATTGGATTTATTGGACATATCTTAGATGAAAAGAGACTCAATATGCCGATGTATCGACATCCGTGGGATGATATTTTATATGATATTGACCCTATAAAAGAATCTTAA
- the pyk gene encoding pyruvate kinase, with amino-acid sequence MNKKTKILATVGPASDSVEVLEGLINAGVNAFRLNFSHGTHDYHLNILKNIKIAEKNTKKRVGVLQDICGPKVRIGTLNDNFYLKANDRLIFVKEEIIGSQIDTHVYQLCINQPEILDMLQVGEYIYLYDGNIKAKVIEVGDTIVTLVENNGTLSSNKGVNFPNTRINVDVITPKDEQDLLWGAQNGVDFVAVSFVQSAKDILRVRKILKSFESKTSIIAKIEKFDAVENIDEILEVSDGVMVARGDLGIEVPYYKVPSIQKRIIRKANAASKPVITATQMLLSMAEKETATRAEISDVANAVLDGTDAVMLSEESAVGKNPINVVEVMSNTIIATEEVYPYNKFDRYEFLDETDIISSSVAKLAFQLGVDSILSITNSGKSAKKLARYRIRNNILAVTLDERVARSLTLVWGVKPVMRMQEANLNLLLANMLKNALDEKIINKNGTYIVTAGFPTGLLEGSTNFIRILKREQMEYYANIAI; translated from the coding sequence ATGAATAAAAAAACAAAAATTTTAGCAACCGTAGGTCCTGCTAGCGATAGCGTAGAAGTTTTAGAAGGTTTAATCAATGCTGGTGTCAATGCCTTTCGACTTAATTTTAGCCATGGTACGCATGACTATCACTTGAATATTCTGAAAAATATCAAAATTGCAGAGAAAAATACCAAAAAAAGAGTGGGTGTTTTGCAAGATATTTGTGGTCCAAAAGTGCGAATTGGCACATTAAATGACAATTTTTACTTAAAAGCCAATGATAGACTTATCTTTGTCAAAGAAGAGATTATCGGCTCACAAATTGACACTCATGTGTATCAACTTTGCATCAATCAACCCGAAATTCTGGATATGTTGCAAGTGGGGGAATATATCTACTTGTATGATGGCAATATCAAAGCCAAAGTGATTGAAGTAGGAGATACCATCGTCACGCTAGTAGAAAACAATGGGACACTCTCCTCAAACAAAGGGGTCAATTTTCCTAATACGCGTATTAATGTCGATGTGATTACTCCAAAAGATGAGCAAGATTTGCTTTGGGGTGCTCAAAATGGTGTTGATTTTGTCGCGGTTTCATTTGTCCAAAGTGCCAAAGATATCCTACGTGTTCGGAAAATACTCAAAAGTTTCGAGTCAAAGACTAGTATCATCGCAAAAATAGAAAAATTTGATGCTGTTGAGAATATTGACGAAATTTTAGAGGTGAGCGATGGCGTGATGGTAGCGCGGGGTGATTTAGGGATTGAAGTGCCTTATTATAAAGTACCGAGCATCCAAAAGAGAATCATTCGCAAGGCAAATGCCGCCTCTAAACCCGTCATTACAGCCACACAAATGTTGCTCTCTATGGCAGAAAAAGAGACAGCAACACGGGCAGAAATTAGTGATGTTGCCAATGCGGTTTTAGACGGTACGGACGCGGTCATGCTCTCAGAAGAGAGTGCTGTGGGGAAAAATCCTATCAATGTGGTCGAAGTCATGTCTAATACGATTATTGCAACAGAGGAGGTATATCCTTATAATAAATTTGACCGATATGAATTTTTAGATGAGACTGATATTATCTCTTCTTCTGTGGCCAAATTGGCATTTCAGCTTGGGGTTGATTCGATTCTCTCGATTACAAATTCAGGAAAATCAGCAAAAAAATTAGCACGTTACCGCATACGCAACAATATTCTAGCCGTGACGCTTGATGAGCGTGTCGCCCGATCGTTGACATTGGTATGGGGTGTGAAACCGGTGATGCGGATGCAAGAGGCAAACCTCAATCTTCTCTTGGCCAATATGTTGAAAAATGCCTTAGATGAGAAGATTATCAACAAAAATGGTACCTATATTGTCACCGCAGGATTTCCAACTGGATTGCTTGAGGGAAGTACTAACTTTATACGAATACTCAAACGTGAGCAAATGGAATATTATGCTAATATTGCAATATAA
- a CDS encoding TerB family tellurite resistance protein, which yields MKFILFVIVAGIFYLLTRNYKSDGYNIHVNTKQKFEGNLQDHEAGLIVAMMAKVAKADGRVCELEAELLSNTFTQLSSVFENQSEIREKLKDIYKEELKSFANTLEISQKYFKLTKNDYNKRYATLEYLLNLAFIDNEFTNEEYMICEDIAQTLEINKADFEKLVAKFREFYASRYNQQVDSLKQAYAIIGANENDDMPTIKTKYKKLVRANHPDLLMGKGAEQSIIDQATQKLQEINEAYEIIKKARA from the coding sequence GTGAAGTTTATTTTATTTGTTATTGTTGCGGGGATATTTTATCTCTTGACCCGTAATTACAAGAGTGATGGCTACAATATTCATGTCAATACCAAGCAGAAATTTGAGGGAAATTTACAAGATCATGAGGCCGGTCTAATCGTCGCGATGATGGCAAAAGTCGCCAAAGCAGATGGACGTGTTTGTGAACTTGAAGCCGAACTTTTGAGCAATACGTTCACCCAGCTCTCATCTGTTTTTGAAAATCAAAGTGAAATACGAGAAAAACTCAAAGATATTTACAAAGAAGAGTTGAAGAGTTTTGCGAATACTTTAGAAATCTCCCAAAAGTATTTTAAACTCACCAAAAACGACTATAATAAGCGCTATGCGACCCTGGAATATCTTCTCAATCTTGCCTTTATTGATAATGAATTTACCAATGAAGAGTACATGATATGTGAGGATATTGCCCAGACGCTAGAGATTAATAAGGCCGATTTTGAAAAACTCGTGGCAAAATTCCGAGAGTTTTATGCGAGTCGATACAATCAGCAAGTCGATTCGTTGAAACAAGCTTATGCTATCATTGGCGCGAATGAAAATGATGATATGCCTACGATTAAAACAAAATATAAAAAATTAGTGCGTGCCAATCATCCCGATCTTTTGATGGGCAAGGGTGCGGAGCAATCGATAATCGACCAAGCGACACAAAAACTACAAGAGATCAATGAAGCGTATGAAATCATCAAGAAAGCACGTGCGTGA
- a CDS encoding M23 family metallopeptidase — translation MKSLLLIFVLALYVHAMSIFNGDVALLQFDNNVTVQFEGKRLPVLRHPREKGKFYALVPIAYCTKKAETYLLIDQKKVPLQIKKGAYKTEKIHVSQSKVTPSKKALAQIHKEYQEAYKIYNTITPKRYWNKPFILPLHSHITSAYGNARMFNNTLQSFHSGTDFRAKIGTKVHAANDGVVVIAKKRYYAGGSVVIDHGQGVYSCYYHLSRITVHVGEKITQNEVLGLSGQSGRVNGPHLHFTIMVYAHAINPLQFEKQINALF, via the coding sequence GTGAAATCACTCCTACTGATTTTTGTACTCGCGCTTTACGTGCATGCGATGAGCATCTTCAACGGTGATGTTGCACTTTTGCAGTTTGATAACAATGTTACGGTACAATTTGAAGGAAAGAGACTGCCTGTTTTGAGACATCCTCGTGAAAAAGGGAAATTTTATGCCCTCGTTCCGATTGCCTATTGCACCAAAAAGGCAGAGACTTATCTTTTAATTGATCAGAAAAAAGTACCTTTACAGATTAAAAAAGGCGCGTATAAAACCGAAAAAATCCATGTCAGTCAATCCAAAGTGACACCGAGTAAAAAAGCTCTGGCACAAATCCACAAAGAGTATCAAGAAGCCTATAAAATCTATAATACCATAACACCCAAACGATATTGGAATAAGCCTTTTATCTTGCCATTGCATTCTCATATCACCAGTGCGTATGGCAATGCCCGGATGTTTAATAATACATTACAGAGTTTTCACTCCGGCACAGATTTTAGAGCAAAAATCGGTACCAAAGTACATGCGGCTAATGATGGTGTGGTCGTGATTGCTAAAAAGCGCTATTATGCCGGTGGTTCTGTCGTAATTGACCACGGTCAGGGAGTGTATAGTTGCTATTATCATTTGAGCCGTATCACTGTTCATGTGGGGGAGAAGATTACCCAAAATGAAGTGCTCGGATTAAGTGGGCAAAGCGGCAGAGTCAATGGTCCGCATTTGCATTTTACCATCATGGTCTATGCCCATGCTATCAATCCGTTGCAATTTGAGAAGCAAATCAACGCACTATTTTAA
- a CDS encoding response regulator transcription factor, with protein MKLLLLEDDDILNEVIYAFLTSKGYDVVVAYDGEEAQELLYKELFDLLLLDVNVPSVNGFDLLRDLRDHQILTPVIFITSLNDTQDLKEGFDSGCDDYIKKPFEFDELELRINNIKRLYKLDNNQTEILKPGILYDFKSSSILINDCPTVLSKKESTVFEYFLKNRDRIISIEELIANVWTYEDAPTHSTVRTYIKNFRKILGETCIETIKGVGYRFN; from the coding sequence GTGAAACTATTATTGTTAGAAGATGATGATATCTTAAATGAGGTCATTTACGCATTTTTAACTTCTAAAGGCTATGATGTAGTGGTGGCTTATGATGGTGAAGAGGCGCAGGAATTGTTATATAAAGAGCTCTTCGATTTGCTACTTTTGGATGTCAACGTACCCAGTGTCAATGGCTTTGATTTATTGCGAGATTTAAGAGACCATCAAATATTAACGCCAGTAATTTTTATTACCTCACTCAATGATACCCAAGATTTAAAAGAGGGATTTGACAGCGGATGTGATGATTACATCAAAAAGCCTTTTGAGTTTGATGAATTAGAGCTGCGTATTAACAATATAAAAAGATTATACAAATTAGACAATAATCAAACGGAAATACTAAAACCCGGAATCTTGTATGATTTCAAATCTTCTAGTATTCTTATCAATGATTGTCCCACTGTGCTTTCCAAAAAAGAGTCTACAGTGTTTGAATATTTTCTAAAAAATAGAGACAGAATCATATCAATTGAGGAGTTGATCGCAAATGTCTGGACGTATGAAGATGCCCCAACACATTCAACAGTGAGAACGTATATAAAAAATTTCAGGAAAATCCTCGGTGAAACATGCATCGAAACCATCAAAGGAGTCGGCTATCGTTTTAACTAA